The Mycobacterium sp. EPa45 genomic interval TGGACGTGCTCCACGTGCTGTTTGTCGGCGTTGAACTTGCCGACCAGTGACTGGTAATAGCGGTGCGCCGACTCACCCAGTGGCTGCTCACCGACCAGCACGACCATCGCAATGCTGTCGGAGGTGGACTCGCCGAACTTCTGTCCCATCCTTTTGGCGGCGACCACCGAAGGTGCATCCTGGGGTGACATCGACACGGCATTGGCCATCCCGACCTTCTCGACTTGGGGGACAAGCAGATTCACCGCCGCAGTGGCGGCGACCCAGACGAGGAGGATCGGGACCGCGAGCGCTCGGATGGTGCGGGGGATACGCGTGCGGACGTCCTTGACGTGCGCGCTCACGCGGCTTTGTCCAGACAGAAGGCCTGGGCGTCACGGCCGTTGGCGAAGTCTTCAGCGACGAGTTTTCCATCCACCAGGATGCGGCAGCCCAATGCATCGGCGTTGCCCTGAGCGACCACATTGGCCAGCACCCCCGGGTCGGTTGTGCTCACGGTGACCGACCACGGCAACCGGGTGAAGCCTGCCTCGATCGTCTTGCCGTTGACGTCCAGGTAGCTAACTCTGCCGGAAGCGCCTGAGGGCCCGATGATCTCGTAGGTCACCCGCTTGGTATTGATCGGTTTGATCGCGTCGGCCGGCATGGCGGCAGCGATGTAGGGCCTGTCGGAGTCGAAGAACGTTCGAAGCCGGCTGACCACACCGACCGCAGCGAGCAGGGCAATGACGATGATCACCGCCACCCAGAACCGTTTCAAGAAGCCGACTATCGCGGACATGGTGCTCACCTGTGTTCCATCTCAGACGCGTGCGTCATCTGTTTCGCCCACCCTGTATACCATAGGGGGTATGGTATACAGGACGTGAATCGAGGTGAAATCATGAGCGGACCGGAGCAACCGCGGTGCGATGCTGCCGTGGTAGCGACGCTGAACCGGCTGCGGCGCGTCCACGGCCAACTCGGCGGTGTGATCGCAATGATCGAAGACGGCCGTGGGTGCGCGGATGTCGTCACTCAACTGGCAGCGGTGTCAAAGGCTTTGGACCGGGCAGGTTTCGCGATCATCGCGAGCGGCCTGCGCGAGTGCCTCGACCCGTCTGTCGGCGGCAGTGCAGGAACGCAGAAGCTGACGATCGACGAGTTGGAGAAATTGTTCTTGAGCCTGGCCTGAGGCCGGCTCTGTCAGAAGGGGAACATGATGTGCCGAGCCGTGAAATGTCGAGTGTGCGGCAAGACGACGTGGGCGGGCTGCGGTGAGCACGTGGACGCCGTACGTCGTGGCGTGCCGAGTGGGCAGTGGTGCGCGGGTCACGCTGGCAGTGAGACGGCATCGTCGCGCTGGAATCCGTTCAAGCGCGGGAGCTGAGGCCGGCCGTCGGCCGTCGGCGACCGGTAACGGGCAGGACACGGTGCCGCGTCGGTCGCCCGCGGTAGCGCCCACTGATGCGACCGTAGGGGCGTGGACCCGAGCGACTACGCGTCGATCCTCGACGACTACGCCGAGCATCTCGCGCTGGAGCGTGCCCGTTCCGAGCACACCCAACGGGCCTACCTCACAGACCTGAGATCGCTGTTCGCCTTCCTCGACGAACGCGCGCCGGGCGCCGGGCTGGCCGGCCTGAACCTGCCGATGCTGCGCTCGTGGCTGGCCGCCCAGACGGCGAGCGGCGCGGCCCGAACGACACTGGCGCGCCGCACTTCGGCAGTCAAGACATTCACCGCCTGGGCTGCTCGGCGCGGCCTGCTGACCGAGGACCCGGCGGTCCGGCTGCAGCTGCCCAAGGCTCGCCGCACCCTGCCGGCAGTTCTGCGTCAGGACCAGGCGATGGCCGCCATGGCCGCCGCCGACCTCGGCGCCGAGCAGGGCGACCCGCTTGCGCTACGTGACCGGCTGATCGTCGAGATGCTCTATGCCACCGGCATCCGGGTCAGCGAGCTGTGCGGCCTCGACATCGACGATGTCGATACCGACCGTCGGGTCCTGCGAGTTCTGGGCAAGGGCAACAAACAACGGACCGTCCCGTTCGGCGCGCCCGCGCAGGCCGCGCTGACTGCCTGGCTCACCGACGGCCGACCCGAGCTGGCCACAGCAGACTCCGGCCCGGCGTTGCTGCTGGGCACAAGGGGCAAGCGGCTCGACCAGCGGCAGGCCAGAACCGTGGTGCATCAGACCATGTCGGCGGTCGACGGGGCACCTGACATCGGTCCGCACGGTCTACGGCACAGCGCCGCCACCCACCTGCTCGAAGGCGGCGCCGACCTGCGCATCGTGCAGGAAATACTGGGCCATTCCTCGCTGGCCACCACCCAGCTCTACACCCACGTGACCGTCGCGCGTTTGCGCGCGGTGCACGATCAGGCGCACCCGCGCGCCTGAAACTAAGTCCCGCAGAAGGTTTGGAAGCAGCTCCCGAAGTCTTCCGGAGCAGGCTCGGCGTAGCGCTCGAATCCCGGGCGTTCGTCGTACGGGGTGCTGACCACCCGCAGTAGCCGATCGAACAGTTCCATGTCGCCCGAGGACGCGGCCGTCAGCGCCTCCTCGACGAGGTGATTGCGCGGGATGTAGACGGGATTCACCCGCTGCATCGCCTCGACGTCCGGGTCCAATTCACGCCACCGGGTGGCCCACGCCTCGAATGGCGCCTCGACCGCGCCCGCAGCCAGGCCGCGGAAGAACGAGGTGTAGTCGACGCGCTCCTGCTCGAGCAGTTCCACCAGTTCCTCGCAGAGCTGGTGAGCCGCAGGGTCGTCGACCGCGTCGCTCAGTCCGAGTTTGCGGTGCATGCCTGCCACGTATGCAGCTGCGTACCGCTGCGGGAAGTCCTGCAGCGACGCCGTTGCCAGTGCGACCGCGCGCTCCTGGTCGTCGTCGATCAGCCCGAGCAGCGCCTCAGCGAAGCGGGCGAGATTCCATGCGGCCACCGTCGGCTGATTGCCGTAGGCGTAACGGCCCCATGAGTCGATTGAGCTGAACACCGTCTTCGGGTCGAAGGCATCCATGAATGCGCACGGTCCGTAGTCGATCGTCTCGCCCGATATCGTCATGTTGTCGGTGTTCATCACGCCGTGGATGAACCCGACCAGCATCCACTGGGCGATGAGTTCCGCCTGAGCGGTGATCACCGAATCCAGCAACGCCAGGTATGGATTGTCGGCCTGTGCTGCCGCTGGGTAGTGCCTGCTGATCGCATGGTCGGCGAGTCGCCGCAGGACCTCCAATTCACCTGCTGCAGAGACGTATTGGAAGCTACCGACGCGCAGATGGCTCGACGCGATCCGGGCGAGGACAGCGCCGTTCAGCTGCGTCTCGCGGGTGACGGTGCGTCCGGTGGCGACGACCGACAGTGAGCGGGTGGTCGGAATGCCCAGAGCGTGCATCGCTTCGCTGATGAGGTATTCGCGCAGCATCGGGCCGACGGCCGCCAGGCCGTCGCCACCGCGGGCGAACGGGGTGCGTCCCGATCCCTTGAGATGCAGGTCGCGTAACCGCCCGGCGGCGTCGGCGAGTTCCCCCAGCAGCAGTGCACGGCCGTCTCCGAGGCGCGGCACCCAGCCGCCGAACTGGTGGCCGGCATAGCCCTGCGCGACGGGTTCGGCGTCCGCCGGAAGTTGCGTCCCGACGAGCAGACCGATCCCCTCGGGGCCGCGCAGCCACGCGACGTCGAGGCCTAGCTCGGCGGCCAGAGCCTCGTTGAGGACGAGCAACCGCGGATCGGGGGCGGCTTCGGCTTGCCAACGCAGCGCGATTTCGGGCACCTCGGTGGCGAAGCGGTGGCCGAGAACGACGGTCGTATCGGGCGCAATACTCATCGGCATCCAGCCTACGGACGCCGACCGCGGCCACGGCAGCGAGCAGACGCAAAGTCGCACTATTTCGGGCTTTACGGTGCGATTGTGCGTCTGCTCGGGCCCAAGGAACTTGGGTTCGGTAGCTGTGGCAGCGGTGTCTGGTTGCGCCGTGCAGAAGATCGCGATGCTCACTCTGGCCGCAGCGGTGACGGCTGGCGTCCTGGCGCCGACCGCCCACGCGGCGCACTCCAAAGTCCAATTCCTGGCTCCGTCCGGCAACATCGGCTGCCAGATGGGCACCGCGCCCGACGGATCAGCCTTCGCGTGGTGCAAGGCGAACGGGCACCGCTGGGTCACGCCGCAGTCCAACACGTGCCCGCGCGCGAACGTCCCCGGCGCCATCGGTGAACCTGGCGGCGAGAATCTCCAGCTCGCCGAGGGCCAGGCGCCCTGCTTCGGGTTCGTGATGAGCCAGCTGTTCTTCAGCGGGCAGTACGCGCCGCCGACCCTCGGTTACGGCGCCCGGCGATCGGTGGGCAGCATCACCTGCTCGGTCGATCCCGCCGGGGTCACCTGCGCCGACAGCGCGACCGGCAACTCATTCCAGGTGTCGCACGACGCCTACGCACTCAGCCCGCCAGCGGCTTGAGCCGAACCGGCGTGCCGGCCAGCAGCCCCAGCGGGTCGACGTAGTCCGCCCGCGACGCCGGCCCCCACATCGCGCCCCAATGCAGGCAGGCTGCCGCGGGGCAACCCGCATGCCCGGGCAGCAGGCGGCCCAACACGGTCGACGCATCGACCAGCTGGCCGACCCGCACCGTCGCCTCGACGGGTTCGTAGCTGGTGCGCAACCCACCGGTATGCGCCAGCGACACCAGCGGGCGCCCGGCCAGCTTCCCGGCGAACACCACCGTCGCCGGACCCGCGGCATAAACCAGCTGGTCAGCGGCCCCGGCGAGGTCCACGCCGCGGTGACCGCGCTGCCAATCCGGTGACGGCGCATCGAAGACCCTGGTCACCGCCGGCGGAGGCCGTAGCGGCCACACCAGCCGTCCGGCGTCGGCCCGGCCTGTCCCCGCAGACAGCAGCAGGACCGCCGCCACCATCGCAATGACGCGCATCGCTCCAGTTCAGCGGTATACAGAGTGACAAGGAAGCCACCGCACCCTGCGCTGTGCACCGGCGCGGCGCTGTGGACAAAGCACCCCTTCGAGCGGTGTAAACTTTCCCCTGCAACTCGCGCGAGCGGGTTGACTTCGCGCGTCTGTTCGCAAGTTCGCCACGTCGACACTTGCACCACGCATGCCGGTTGGTCCCGTCGGAGACGACGGGTCGGCACGCCCCAGGCGCCAGGGCTTGGCTTCACCCCGAAGCCGGGCGGCAACCGACAACCTAAGAGGTATGGCCAAACATGGCTGTTGTAACCATGAAGCAGCTGCTTGACAGCGGCACCCACTTCGGGCATCAGACCCGGCGCTGGAACCCCAAGATGAAGCGGTTCATCTTCACCGACCGCAACGGCATCTACATCATCGATCTGCAGCAGACGCTGACCTACATCGATCAGGCCTACGAGTTCGTCAAGGAGACCGTCGCCCACGGCGGCAGCATCCTGTTCGTCGGCACCAAGAAGCAGGCTCAAGAGTCCATCGCCGACGAGGCCACCCGCGTCGGCATGCCGTATGTCAACCAGCGCTGGCTGGGCGGCATGCTCACCAACTTCTCCACCGTGCACAAGCGTCTGCAGCGCCTCAAGGAGCTCGAGGCCATGGAGCAGACCGGTGGCTTCGAGGGTCGCACCAAGAAGGAAATCCTGATGCTGACCCGCGAGAAGAACAAGCTCGAGCGCAGCCTCGGCGGTATCCGCGACATGCAGAAGGTGCCCTCGGCGATCTGGGTCGTCGATACCAACAAGGAGCACCTGGCGGTCAGCGAGGCCATCAAGCTGGGCATCCCGGTCATCGCGATCCTGGACACGAACTGCGACCCCGATCAGGTCAACTACCCGATCCCGGGCAACGACGATGCGATCCGCTCGGCGGCGCTGCTGACCAAGGTGATCGCTTCCGCGGTGGCCGAGGGCCTGCAGGCTCGCTCCGGGGCTGGAAGCGACAAGGCTGGTTCCGATTCCGGGGCCGCAGCCGAACCGCTGGCCGAGTGGGAGCAAGAGCTGCTCGCCAGCGCAACGGCGTCGGCCCCCAGTGACGCCGGGCCGGTCGCCACCGAAACCACCACTGAAGGTTCTTAGTTCTTAGGGAAGGGCCACATGGCTAACTACACCGCTGCCGACGTCAAGCGGCTTCGGGAGCTCACCGGTGCGGGCATGCTCGACTGCAAGAACGCCCTGGCCGAGAGCGACGGGGACTTCGATAAGGCTGTCGAGGCGCTGCGCATCAAGGGCGCCAAGGACGTCGGCAAGCGCGCCGAGCGTGCCACCGCCGAGGGCCTGGTTGCGGCCAAGGGCGGCGCGCTGATCGAACTCAACTCCGAGACCGACTTCGTCGCCAAGAACGCGGAGTTCCAGAAGTTGGCCGACGACGTCCTCGCCGCCGCACTGGACTCCAAGGCCGCCGACGTGGAGGCCCTCAAGGCCGCCACTATCGGCGACAAGACGGTCGAGCAGGCCGTCGCGGAGCTTTCGGCCAAGATCGGCGAGAAGCTCGAACTGCGCCGTGCCGCCTACTTCGACGGCAACGTCGAGGCATACCTGCACAAGCGGGCCGCTGACCTCCCGCCCGCCGTGGGCGTGCTGGTCGAGTATTCCGGCGACAGCAAGGACGCGGCGCATGCGGTGGCCCTGCAGATCGCCGCGCTGAAGGCCAAGTACCTCACCCGTGAGGACGTGCCGGAGGACATCGTCGCCAACGAGCGTCGGATCGCCGAAGAGACCGCCAAGGCCGAGGGCAAGCCCGAGCAGGCGCTGCCCAAGATCGTGGAAGGGCGCCTCACCGGCTTCTTCAAGGACGTCGTGCTGCTGGACCAGCCGTCGGTGTCCGACAGCAAGAAGACCGTCAAGGCGCTGCTCGACGACGCCGGCGTGACTGTCAGCCGTTTCGTGCGGTTCGAGGTCGGTCAGGCCTGACAAACTTGAGCGGCGCACCAACCGCTCACTGGAAAACCCCGCGTCACATCCGGCGATCCCGGAGACGCGGGGTTTTGCCATCCCGGGGGAACCGCCGTTATTGAACACGTGTCTGCTAGCGTCGGCCAGATGCAGCATGTGAACGCCTATCGCGACGACGCGCTCGGCACCCTGGATGCAGTTGCCCTGGTCGATGCCCTCCGCACCGGCAAGGTGTCCCGCCCCGAACTGGTCGAGGCCGCGATCGCCCGCACCGAGCGGGTCAACCCGATCCTCAACGGACTGGCTCACGAGACCTTTGAACGGGCGCTGGCCCGCGCCTATGCGGGCGGCAGCGGATATTTCGACGGGGTGCCCACCTTCATCAAGGACAACATCGACGTCGAAGGCATGCCGACGATGCAGGGCACTGACGCCTGGCAGCCCCGCCCTCAGCCCGCGCACGGCGAGTTCGCCAGCCTCTATCTGGCGCTCGGCCTGGTGCCGCTCGGCAAGACCCAGCTTTCGGAATTCGGGTTCAGTGCCTCGGCCGAACATCCCCGCATCGGCGCGGTGCGAAATCCGTGGGACACCGACTTCACCGCCGGAGCTTCGTCGTCGGGTTCGGGTGCCTTCGTGGCTGCCGGGGTGGTGCCCATCGCCCACGCCAACGACGGGGGTGGGTCGATCCGAATTCCCGCCGCCTGCAACGGGTTGGTGGGCCTGAAGCCTTCCCGCGGCCGGCTGCCGCTGGACAAGATGACCCGACAGATGCCGGTGCGCATCGTCAACGACGGGGTGCTGACCCGCAGCGTGCGCGACACCGCTGCGTTCTACCGCGAAGCCGAGCGCGTGTGGCGCAACCGCCGGCTGCCGGAGATCGGTGCCGTCACCGGACCCGGTGCCGGCCGGCTGCGCATTGCCGTCGTGACCCAATCGGTCAATCGACAGGCGGCGCCGAGCGTCCGTGACCTGACCCTCAAGACCGCGGAATTGCTTGCGGGCCTTGGCCATAGCGTCGAGTATCTCGACCGGCCCCCGGTGCCGAGCTACTTCCTGGACGACTTCCTCTTGTACTGGGCGCTTTTGGCAATGACGCTGGTTCGCACCGGTCAACGGACGTTCGGCCCGAGTTTCGACAAGACGAAGCTGGACAATCTGACCCTGGGCCTTGATCGCCACGCCAGTCGCAACCTGCACAAGTTGCCGATCGCGATCACGCGGCTGCGCAGGCTGCGGCGAGTCACCGCCCGGCTCTATCAGACCTACGACGCGACATTGATGCCCACACTGGCCGAGGAGACGCCCCGAATCGGTCATCTGGATCCCACCGCCGATTACCGGCAGATCATCGATCGGCTGATCGACTGGGTGGCATTCACCCCGCTGCAGAACGTGACCGGTGAGCCGGCAATCTCGTTGCCGCTGGCCCAATCGGCGTCGGGTATGCCGGTCGGCATGATGCTGTCGGCACCGATCGGCCACGAACGCAGACTCCTGGAGCTGGCCTACGAACTCGAGGCGGCACAGCCTTGGCCGCGCATCGACACCGCGCAGCACCGGTCGCAGACATCTTGATTTAACCGGCTGGCGGTTCACGTAACGCCGGTGACATCAGCGGATTCGGTGGCCGAAACAGTGCGCGCCGAATATTTTCGTTGTGGAAACCTCTTTATCCACAACGATTTCGCGGCCATCGGTGATCGCCTCCACTTCCGGAAACAAGACGTTCGTGCGTCTGCTCCGGTTTGCGTGGGCGAACATTCGTCGACGGCCCGAACGGTTTGTGCTGTCGGTTCTCGGTATCGCGCTGGCGATCACCTGCGTGACGGTGGTGCGCACGATCTCGTCGAGCTTCGCCATCACCGGCGCGGACTCGGTGTCCGAGGTGCTCGGTGGTGCACAGCTGTGGGCGGTGCCCGCCGCCGGCGTCCATTACGACAGCACCGTGCAGGCGCTTGTCGCCGATGGTCCGGCCCCGGTGATCGACGCCCCCGGGGGGTGGCGTGCGATCAAGACCCTCTCGGGAACAACCGACATCAACGGAACGCCGGTATCGCTGCGCGGTGACGACGAAATCCCGGACGGACAAGCACTTTTGGGCTCCGGTGTAGCGCAACGGCTGGGTCTGCACGACGGCGACCGGATCACCGTCGGCACCGAGAGCCTCGCCGTGCTGACGCGCGGCGGGGGGGAATCGGTCACGGTACCGGCCCCGCTGGCGCACACCTTGGTGGGCGACAACGGATGGTGGACCGTCTACGCGCCGACCGGTCAGGAGAAGAGCCGCAGTCTCGGCAGCACCCTCGGTGATCTCGTCGGTCTTCGGTCGACCTCCGATCCGTCCGTGAAACCCGATCCCGGCGGCCCCGGACTGATCTACGACACGGTGGGTGGTACCGGTCCGCTGACGTTCGATCAGAAATTCTCAGCGCTGTTCTCCGGCAAGGTGACCAGTTCGACACTGGGCATCATCTCGATCATCGGGCTGGTGCTCGGCTTCATCATCGCGGTGTCGTCATTCCTGGCGGCCGTGCAGGAACGCCGTCGCGAATTCGGCATCATGTCCAGCATCGGCCTGGCTGACGAGGTGCTCTATTTCTTTCTCGTCGAATCCGCGGTTGTGTTCATGGCGGCCTACCTGGTGGGCGTGCTGACTGCGGGAGTCGCTGTGTGGCTGGTGATTCCGGGCATCGCCACCCCGGTCGCCTGGCTGCAGGCGGCCGGCATGGTGGCAGGCTTCCTGCCCGCGATGGCGATCGTCGGTGCGCTGATACCGGTGCATCGCCTACTGCAGAACCGTCCGGTCGAACTGCTCGGAGCGCGCTGATGATGATCTTCGGACTGTCCTACGGCTGGCTGGCGGCGCGGCGGCGGGTTCGCGAGATGGTGCTGCCGATCGTCACGACCGCCACGGGTGCCTTCCTCGTCGTCATCGTCTTCGGAATGTCCGCCGGCATCCAGGAACAGTCGGCGTCGCTGGGTCATGCAGGAGAAATCGGCCGGGCCGTCATCCTCATCGCGATCACCGTGCTGCTCGTGGGTGTCGTGGAAGTGGCCGTGGCGACCACCCGCACGATCGCGCACCGCACCCGCGAACTCGGGGTACTCGGCGCCACCGGAGTGCCGCGTCGACCCGTCATCGCCGCACTGCTCGTGGAGCCGGCAGTCGCGGCCACGCTCGGAGCGATCTTCGGTGTGGTGCTTGCGATCATCGCCGCCGTCGCACTCGGCATGCTCGGTCTGGTGCCCACCGGGGTGTCAGCGGCCGGTCTTGGATTCGGTGCGGCGATCGCGGTCGCCGTCAGCATTGTCGCCGCCCTGGCGACCAGCGTCATACCCACCTGGAACGCGGCGTCGCGTCCCCCCGTCCACTCCCTGTCGACCGGAGGTTAGACATGACCGCAGTCGAAGACGCCATCCCCGCCGTCACTTCGGTTCCCGAACCGTCGCCGGTCATCGAGATCAGCGACGTATGGAAGTTGCACAAGCTCGGCGACGAAGTCGTCAAAGCCCTGATCGCCGCTGAATTGACAGTCATGCCAGGAGAATTCGTCTGTCTGATGGGACCCAGCGGAAGCGGCAAGTCGACGCTGTTGAACATCATCGGTGGCTTGGACCGGCCCACCAAGGGTGCGGTGCGGATCGCCGGCCGGGACACCGCCAGGCTGACCGAGAGCCAATTCGCGGCGTTACGGCATGACACCATTGGGTTCATCTTCCAGAGCTACAACCTCATACCGTTCCTGTCCGCGGTGGAAAACGTCGAGCTACCGTTGATGTTCGAGCCGTACGACCGCAAGGCGTTGCGCCAGCGGGCACTGGACCTTCTCGACCTGGTGGGGCTGAGCCACCGAGTGCACCACCAGCCGACCAAAATGTCGGGCGGCGAACAGCAGCGCACCGCGATCGCGCGGTCGCTGATCAGCAACCCGACGCTGGTGCTGGCCGACGAACCGACCGCAAATCTGGACCACCGCACGGGGGAGACGGTGGTGCGCATGCTGCGCGACCTGTGCTCGACGTTGGGCGTCACGGTCGTCGCCAGCACCCACGATCCCACGGTGGCCGATGAAGCGAGCCGTGTCGTCCGGATGAGAGACGGACAGATCATCAACTGACCCAAGCGGAATTCAACTGCCCCTACCGGGATTGGGAGTCACACGTATGACGCAACAAATGGACGCGCCGGCGTCGGCCGGGCGTGACAAGCTGCTGACCACAGAGCTGGTCCCCGAGCAGGTGCTGCCGAAGGTGATGACGACCTTCGGTCTCACCGCCACCTACGTCTTCATCATCTGCTGGATCACCGGCTCGTCGATCATGGCCGCCGGGGGCTGGACCGCCATCCCGATGTGGATCCTCGGCATCCTCACCTTTCTGATTCCCGCGGGCATGGCGGTCGCCGAGCTCGGCAACCTGTGGCCGGGTGAAGGTGGGGTGTACATCTGGGCAACCCGAACCATGGGCGAGACATGGGGATTCATCGGCGGTTACCTGTCATGGATCCCGGTGGTGCTCAACTCCGCATCATCGCCGGCGATCATCCTGCAGTTCCTGCTGCTGGCCTTCCACGCCGAACTCGGCCTGACGCTGACGATCATCTTGCAGGTGGCGCTGCTGTGGGCCGTGATCGGTTTGGCGCTGGCCAAACTCGCTGCCAACCAACGCATCATGAACATCGTCTTCGTCGTGTACTGGGCACTGACCGCCGTCATCTTCGTCTCGGGTGTCATCTATGCGTTCCGCAACGGGTCGGCCCAGCCGTTCACCGCGCACGCCGCCCTGGTGCCCGACTTCGCCGGCGCGGGCTTCCTGTACGGCACCGTGCTGCTGTACCTCGTCGGTGTGGAGACGCCGTACAACATGGGTGCGGAGTTCCTGTCCGTGCGCAAGAGCGGCCCGAAGATGGTGGTCTACGGTTCGATCGCGCTGGTCCTGATCTACCTGCTGACCACGCTCGGCACCGTGATGGTGCTCCCGGCCGACCAGGTCGACCCGGTCACCGGCGTGATCGGCATGCTCGGCACGGCCGCGCCCAAGGGCGTGATGGAAGTCGCCGCGGTCGTGTTGGCCTGCATCGTGTTCGTGGCGCTGATGAGCTACCAGGTCACCTATTCGCGACTGATCTTCGTCTCCGGCCTGGAGCGTCATCTGCCGCGAATCTTCACCCACCTCAACCCGCGAACCCGTAACCCGGTCACCGCTGTGCTGATCCAGGGCGTGCTGTCCTCGCTGCTGATCGTCGGGTTGTACTCGCAGAGCAGCATGGCCAACGTCACGGTGTTCCTGCAGGGTGGTCTGTCCATCGCCTGGCTGATCTCCGGGTTCTTCTTCTTGTTCCCGGTCATCATCGCTCGCAAGAAATACGCCGATCGCTATGCCGCCGAGAAGTTCTGGCGTATTCCCGGCGGGATGGTCGGCGTCTGGGTCACCGTGGCCATCGGCACCCTGGGCACCATCGGCGGCGTCTACTACTCGTTCGCCAAGTCGTGGATCAAGGATGTGCCGGACGGCACCTGGATGATGTGGACCGGCAGCATCGCTACCGGAATGTTCCTGCTCGGCGTGGTCGTCTATATCTTCGGCCGGCGCTCGGCGCACAAGATGACCCAGGAAGACGCGTTGGCCCATCTGGCCGTGCTGGATCTCAAGAAGTCCGAAACACCCAGCCCTGAGGCGGTTTAACCCGAATGACGATGGACAGCACCGTGCTGAGCACGGCGACTACCGACGACCGTGCCGGTTACCCTCTCGACCCGCTGTCGGGTGCTGAGATCGAAGCCGCGGCCAACGTCGTCAAAGAATCCGAATATGCCACCCCTACGTTGAAATTCGTCATGATTCAGCTCGCCGAGCCGGACAAGAACGCGCAGTTGACGTTTGAGTCCATGAGCGATGTGCCCCGGCGGGCGTTCATCACGATGTACGACGCGGCCGCCAAGTTGGTCTACGAGTCGGTGGTGGACATCGGCGCCCGAGTGGTGGAGTCGTGGACCGCGATCCCCGGTCGCTTCCCGTCCTATCTGGTCGAACACATGACGGGGGTGGAGGAGGTGGTGCGCGCCGACCCGCGGTGGCAGGAGGCGATGCGCAAGCGCGGCATCACCGATTTCAACCTCGCGATGATCGACCCTTGGCCGGCGGGCTATTACGGCGCAGCGGACCATTACGACAACTCACCGCTGATCTGCCGTCCGCTGACGTTCATGCGGGCCGCGCCATCCGAGCACGGTTACGCGCGCCCGGTCGAAGGCGTGATCGTCACGTTCGATCTCGACGCCATGAAGGTGATCGATGTCGAGGATCACGGCGTGGTGCCGCTGCCACCCAAGGCGGGCAACTACTCGGCGCAGTTCATGTTCGACAAGGACAACCGCCCCGCGTTCACCGCGTTCCGCGACGACGTCAAACCCATTGAGATCACGCAGCCTGACGGCCCGAGCTTCACCGTCGACGGCTGGAAGGTGCAGTGGCAGAAGTGGTCTCTTCGGGTCGGCTTCAACCCGCGCGAGGGGCTGACGCTGCACGAGATCACCTACAACGATCGGGGGACCGTCCGGCCGATCATGTACCGGGCCGCGCTGTCGGAGATGGTGGTGCCCTACGGGGACACCTCGCCGACGCACTGGAACAAGAACGTCTTCGACATGGGCGAGGTCGGCATGGGCTTCTCGGCCAACCCGCTGACGCTGGGGTGTGACTGCCTGGGCGAGATCTTCTACTTCGATGGCACCGTGCACGACTCGGACGGCAACG includes:
- a CDS encoding ABC transporter ATP-binding protein gives rise to the protein MTAVEDAIPAVTSVPEPSPVIEISDVWKLHKLGDEVVKALIAAELTVMPGEFVCLMGPSGSGKSTLLNIIGGLDRPTKGAVRIAGRDTARLTESQFAALRHDTIGFIFQSYNLIPFLSAVENVELPLMFEPYDRKALRQRALDLLDLVGLSHRVHHQPTKMSGGEQQRTAIARSLISNPTLVLADEPTANLDHRTGETVVRMLRDLCSTLGVTVVASTHDPTVADEASRVVRMRDGQIIN
- a CDS encoding ABC transporter permease — encoded protein: METSLSTTISRPSVIASTSGNKTFVRLLRFAWANIRRRPERFVLSVLGIALAITCVTVVRTISSSFAITGADSVSEVLGGAQLWAVPAAGVHYDSTVQALVADGPAPVIDAPGGWRAIKTLSGTTDINGTPVSLRGDDEIPDGQALLGSGVAQRLGLHDGDRITVGTESLAVLTRGGGESVTVPAPLAHTLVGDNGWWTVYAPTGQEKSRSLGSTLGDLVGLRSTSDPSVKPDPGGPGLIYDTVGGTGPLTFDQKFSALFSGKVTSSTLGIISIIGLVLGFIIAVSSFLAAVQERRREFGIMSSIGLADEVLYFFLVESAVVFMAAYLVGVLTAGVAVWLVIPGIATPVAWLQAAGMVAGFLPAMAIVGALIPVHRLLQNRPVELLGAR
- a CDS encoding amidase, whose product is MQHVNAYRDDALGTLDAVALVDALRTGKVSRPELVEAAIARTERVNPILNGLAHETFERALARAYAGGSGYFDGVPTFIKDNIDVEGMPTMQGTDAWQPRPQPAHGEFASLYLALGLVPLGKTQLSEFGFSASAEHPRIGAVRNPWDTDFTAGASSSGSGAFVAAGVVPIAHANDGGGSIRIPAACNGLVGLKPSRGRLPLDKMTRQMPVRIVNDGVLTRSVRDTAAFYREAERVWRNRRLPEIGAVTGPGAGRLRIAVVTQSVNRQAAPSVRDLTLKTAELLAGLGHSVEYLDRPPVPSYFLDDFLLYWALLAMTLVRTGQRTFGPSFDKTKLDNLTLGLDRHASRNLHKLPIAITRLRRLRRVTARLYQTYDATLMPTLAEETPRIGHLDPTADYRQIIDRLIDWVAFTPLQNVTGEPAISLPLAQSASGMPVGMMLSAPIGHERRLLELAYELEAAQPWPRIDTAQHRSQTS
- a CDS encoding APC family permease; this translates as MTQQMDAPASAGRDKLLTTELVPEQVLPKVMTTFGLTATYVFIICWITGSSIMAAGGWTAIPMWILGILTFLIPAGMAVAELGNLWPGEGGVYIWATRTMGETWGFIGGYLSWIPVVLNSASSPAIILQFLLLAFHAELGLTLTIILQVALLWAVIGLALAKLAANQRIMNIVFVVYWALTAVIFVSGVIYAFRNGSAQPFTAHAALVPDFAGAGFLYGTVLLYLVGVETPYNMGAEFLSVRKSGPKMVVYGSIALVLIYLLTTLGTVMVLPADQVDPVTGVIGMLGTAAPKGVMEVAAVVLACIVFVALMSYQVTYSRLIFVSGLERHLPRIFTHLNPRTRNPVTAVLIQGVLSSLLIVGLYSQSSMANVTVFLQGGLSIAWLISGFFFLFPVIIARKKYADRYAAEKFWRIPGGMVGVWVTVAIGTLGTIGGVYYSFAKSWIKDVPDGTWMMWTGSIATGMFLLGVVVYIFGRRSAHKMTQEDALAHLAVLDLKKSETPSPEAV
- a CDS encoding ABC transporter permease, producing the protein MMIFGLSYGWLAARRRVREMVLPIVTTATGAFLVVIVFGMSAGIQEQSASLGHAGEIGRAVILIAITVLLVGVVEVAVATTRTIAHRTRELGVLGATGVPRRPVIAALLVEPAVAATLGAIFGVVLAIIAAVALGMLGLVPTGVSAAGLGFGAAIAVAVSIVAALATSVIPTWNAASRPPVHSLSTGG